In the genome of Mucisphaera calidilacus, one region contains:
- a CDS encoding MFS transporter: protein MSPLQRHYLFGFAIFGIVQPYLPLILSDIGLNDAQIGMMMAMFGVSIFVSPPVLGAMADLHVQPRTILAGIFLGIGLSFVLLLGASAFLLAALATGLLAICVTPAMTVSDALHFRIQHERASGVAEVPFHHIRVMGAYGFVMPSLIVPVLMMGEGATLSRTLYFGIVLAVVTLVNLQAVPRVRHERQEGGLAKFPTWTALQKLLSPGARWYCLAMLLFSLSMSGYFTFYPLHLQQLGVEARWVGMIASFGVLPEIVFTHYYGWIERRIGLKAIVVIGALAMCARLLLLYSVPEVWAAILSQVFHGPAIMLIVVVAPVYLNRLAGVSDRTSMMGVFAPMVYGIGRTFGPWIAGSISGGDYARVFLLGVCLTLCSALLLLVTFREPVNRPVGEPVPEALR, encoded by the coding sequence TTGAGCCCGCTGCAGCGCCACTATCTGTTTGGATTTGCGATCTTCGGGATTGTTCAGCCTTACCTGCCGCTGATCCTGTCGGATATCGGTCTGAATGACGCTCAGATCGGGATGATGATGGCGATGTTCGGGGTGTCGATTTTCGTGTCGCCGCCGGTGCTGGGTGCGATGGCGGATCTTCATGTTCAGCCGCGGACGATTCTGGCGGGGATTTTCCTGGGGATCGGTTTGTCGTTTGTGTTGTTGCTGGGTGCGAGCGCGTTTCTGCTGGCCGCGTTGGCGACGGGTTTGCTGGCGATCTGCGTGACGCCTGCGATGACGGTGAGTGATGCGTTGCACTTCCGGATCCAGCACGAGCGTGCTTCGGGTGTGGCGGAGGTTCCGTTTCACCACATTCGTGTGATGGGTGCGTATGGGTTCGTGATGCCTTCGCTGATCGTCCCGGTGCTGATGATGGGCGAGGGGGCGACGCTTTCGCGGACGCTTTACTTCGGGATCGTGCTGGCGGTGGTCACGCTTGTGAACCTGCAGGCGGTTCCGCGTGTTCGTCACGAGCGTCAGGAGGGCGGGTTGGCGAAGTTCCCGACGTGGACGGCGTTGCAGAAGCTGCTGTCGCCGGGTGCGCGGTGGTATTGCCTGGCGATGCTGCTGTTTTCGTTGTCGATGTCGGGTTATTTCACGTTCTATCCGCTGCATCTTCAGCAGCTGGGTGTGGAGGCGCGGTGGGTGGGGATGATCGCGTCGTTCGGCGTTCTGCCTGAGATCGTGTTCACGCACTATTACGGGTGGATCGAGAGGCGGATTGGTCTGAAGGCGATCGTGGTGATTGGTGCGTTGGCGATGTGTGCGCGGCTGCTGCTGCTTTACAGCGTCCCGGAGGTTTGGGCGGCGATTCTGTCGCAGGTGTTTCACGGCCCGGCGATCATGCTGATCGTGGTGGTGGCCCCGGTTTATCTGAATCGTCTGGCGGGGGTAAGCGACCGGACGTCGATGATGGGTGTGTTTGCGCCGATGGTGTACGGGATCGGTCGGACGTTTGGTCCGTGGATCGCGGGGAGCATCAGCGGCGGGGATTACGCGCGTGTGTTTCTGCTTGGGGTTTGCCTGACGCTGTGCAGCGCGTTGTTGTTGCTGGTGACGTTCCGGGAGCCGGTCAACCGGCCAGTCGGCGAGCCTGTTCCAGAAGCTCTTCGCTGA
- a CDS encoding GspE/PulE/PilB domain-containing protein, with product MTSPQDPSDAGQPRQGMRIGEILLERGLLSEQQVFEITQAQKKQPLPFGVLAERMFDVTLESIEQAWIEQYHRFTGTLDLSTVSFDTEALKLINRRQAWQFEILPVRFEADGQLLIAASRSRLARAVTFAARRIDQEVFLRISESDQLRAFLRQHFPMPEVSEELLEQARRLAG from the coding sequence ATGACCTCACCCCAAGACCCCTCCGACGCCGGCCAGCCCAGACAAGGCATGCGCATCGGCGAAATCCTCCTCGAACGCGGGTTGCTCTCCGAGCAGCAGGTCTTCGAAATCACCCAGGCCCAGAAAAAACAGCCCCTGCCCTTCGGCGTCCTCGCCGAACGCATGTTCGACGTCACACTCGAAAGCATCGAGCAGGCATGGATCGAGCAGTACCACCGCTTCACCGGAACACTCGACCTCAGCACCGTCAGCTTCGACACCGAAGCCCTCAAGCTCATCAACCGACGACAGGCATGGCAGTTCGAGATCCTCCCCGTTCGCTTCGAGGCCGACGGACAACTCCTCATCGCCGCCTCGCGGAGCCGACTCGCACGCGCCGTCACCTTCGCCGCACGACGCATCGACCAGGAAGTCTTCCTACGCATCTCCGAGTCCGACCAGCTCCGCGCCTTCCTCAGACAGCACTTCCCCATGCCCGAGGTCAGCGAAGAGCTTCTGGAACAGGCTCGCCGACTGGCCGGTTGA
- a CDS encoding HEPN domain-containing protein encodes MNTIQKHLQRWEHNRSFIGRVDPAYPEWAVTVAFYAMLHLVQAYLMREGYCPDKHKIRSDALKRIAKDKRGKDRDRIRTLIDYYKTLREASNHARYDPELTRFGSAEAVNDEIMSGLVVKIEDMVRNLMGGNSAVPKLGQIELRQ; translated from the coding sequence ATGAATACGATTCAGAAGCATCTGCAGCGGTGGGAGCATAACCGTAGTTTCATCGGACGTGTCGATCCTGCCTATCCGGAATGGGCTGTCACGGTTGCTTTTTATGCGATGCTCCACCTTGTACAAGCGTACCTGATGCGCGAAGGGTACTGCCCCGATAAACATAAAATCCGCAGTGACGCGCTAAAGCGCATAGCTAAAGACAAACGCGGGAAAGATCGTGATCGCATTCGTACGCTGATTGATTATTACAAGACACTTCGTGAGGCCTCAAACCACGCTCGTTACGATCCCGAACTGACGCGTTTTGGATCCGCGGAAGCCGTCAATGATGAGATCATGTCGGGGCTTGTGGTGAAGATCGAGGACATGGTCAGAAATCTGATGGGCGGCAATTCGGCTGTACCAAAGTTGGGTCAGATCGAACTCCGACAGTAA
- a CDS encoding nucleoside deaminase: MTFSPRDCELMQQALDACEQGIHHGQSPFGALIERDDQVLVATHNHVRAQSDPTAHAEVCAIRHACGHLNTIHLESATIYSTTEPCPMCFTAIHWARIRRIVFGASIADAARFGFNELPVSDSQLKQLGQSPVMVEGGCLADRAIDLFQRWHDRGGQPY, encoded by the coding sequence ATGACGTTCTCGCCACGCGACTGCGAACTGATGCAGCAGGCCCTTGACGCCTGCGAACAGGGCATCCACCACGGGCAATCGCCCTTCGGTGCCCTGATTGAGCGCGATGATCAGGTTCTTGTCGCGACCCACAATCATGTCCGTGCCCAGTCGGACCCGACCGCCCATGCCGAGGTCTGCGCCATCCGGCACGCCTGCGGGCACCTGAACACGATCCACCTCGAGAGCGCCACCATCTACTCCACCACCGAACCGTGCCCGATGTGCTTTACGGCCATCCACTGGGCGCGCATACGGCGCATCGTCTTCGGTGCTTCGATCGCCGACGCGGCCCGCTTCGGCTTCAACGAGCTGCCCGTCAGCGACAGCCAGCTCAAGCAGCTCGGTCAATCCCCTGTCATGGTGGAGGGCGGCTGCCTGGCCGACAGGGCCATCGACCTCTTCCAGCGGTGGCACGACCGGGGCGGCCAGCCTTACTGA
- a CDS encoding SH3 domain-containing protein, producing the protein MPTMTTKHTRFTLLTLVITLAALLPGPTAAQDTPPDLPFLALVINEQAELRAGPGKAYYTVGRINRNDVVEVHDAMLGWYKIAAPEGVYSYISVMHVKASGDGTIGVVDDDRATVKAASEKGPGWSFKSQATLTRGTEVTIVGEEGSFYRIVPPDDARVFVERAALRPISDAELEALRQADEQPVPVITQPEPQPQPQQQPQPEQQQAQRGPLIPPPAPATDNEQPEQTPAEPAPVSEPQAVEQSMPVEPATEEESAWPAIGKDTVSVATEPQSNTLEAVEQRNRPNFGLPLEEMPIDQMQADYETLRDDDSLTAQDQQIVEIRLIAIDRNRQLRDRLRAEQEAQTAQTPQIVVEETPAEDAVPVVDRSENAAPIEDYAFVGRLVQSSLYDGQQGRPSLLRLVDPTTRRTLGYIVTRSISDRRAISSLVGILGERTRDEDLGIMIIEPTQIDLLSVRP; encoded by the coding sequence ATGCCGACCATGACCACCAAGCACACACGTTTCACGCTCTTGACCCTCGTGATAACACTCGCAGCCCTGCTGCCCGGACCGACCGCGGCACAGGACACACCCCCCGACCTCCCCTTCCTCGCACTCGTCATCAACGAGCAGGCCGAACTCCGCGCCGGACCCGGAAAAGCCTACTACACCGTCGGACGCATCAACCGAAACGACGTCGTCGAAGTCCACGACGCCATGCTCGGCTGGTACAAAATCGCCGCGCCCGAAGGCGTCTACAGCTACATCTCCGTCATGCACGTCAAGGCCAGCGGTGACGGCACCATAGGCGTCGTCGATGACGACCGCGCCACCGTCAAGGCCGCCAGCGAAAAAGGACCCGGCTGGAGCTTCAAGTCGCAGGCCACCCTCACACGTGGCACCGAGGTCACCATCGTCGGCGAAGAAGGCAGCTTCTACCGCATCGTCCCGCCCGACGACGCCCGCGTCTTCGTCGAACGCGCCGCACTAAGACCCATCAGCGACGCCGAACTCGAAGCACTCCGACAAGCCGACGAACAACCCGTGCCCGTCATCACCCAACCCGAACCCCAGCCACAGCCCCAGCAGCAACCCCAGCCCGAACAGCAACAAGCACAACGCGGACCCCTCATCCCGCCACCCGCACCCGCCACCGACAACGAACAGCCCGAGCAAACCCCCGCCGAGCCCGCACCCGTCTCCGAACCCCAGGCCGTCGAGCAGTCCATGCCCGTCGAACCCGCCACCGAAGAAGAGTCCGCCTGGCCCGCCATCGGTAAGGACACCGTCAGCGTCGCGACCGAGCCCCAGAGCAACACCCTCGAAGCCGTCGAGCAACGCAACCGACCCAACTTCGGCCTCCCCCTCGAAGAAATGCCCATCGACCAGATGCAGGCCGACTACGAAACCCTCCGCGACGACGACTCCCTCACCGCGCAGGACCAGCAGATCGTCGAGATCCGCCTCATCGCCATCGACCGCAACCGCCAGCTCCGCGACCGACTCCGCGCCGAGCAGGAGGCACAGACCGCACAAACCCCCCAGATCGTCGTCGAAGAAACACCCGCCGAAGACGCCGTACCCGTCGTCGACCGCTCCGAGAACGCCGCGCCCATCGAGGACTACGCCTTCGTCGGACGTCTCGTCCAGTCCTCTCTCTACGACGGACAGCAGGGACGACCCTCGCTCCTCCGACTCGTCGACCCCACCACCCGACGGACCCTTGGCTACATCGTCACGCGATCCATCAGCGACCGCCGTGCCATCTCCTCGCTCGTCGGGATCCTTGGCGAACGCACCCGCGACGAAGACCTCGGCATCATGATCATCGAACCCACACAGATCGACCTGCTCTCCGTCAGGCCCTGA
- a CDS encoding glycosyltransferase family 4 protein has translation MAENDSDDATLSAPLRVLHLTAGSDAGGISRYLHVLCQELKQRGHQPVVAGEVGIWHDLFTNATFPWIEAPLKSGPIGLWRARATIARGLRNAGFDQQPPVDIIHAHYRKSSLVGRWLARRWRIPLVYTLHLTGIPLDWASNLLSDWGDTTHVPSSQAQQWLIDEAQLDPERIQRIPHGIHAERFPEVDDQKRTTARALRELNDASPVVAFVNRFDTPKNDDWVIDLADLSRDVAPNALFLMQGEGPHEPILRREIVDRRLQNRVRILPYGDPVPTYHAADLVIIPSALEGFSYVTTEAMSAGCAVLRTRTAGWEEHIIEGVNGRSCPIDREAFLAAGLELLQHPEQLRDMGHAAAAHVREHLTIDRQLSATVELYRKVIAQHRH, from the coding sequence ATGGCAGAAAACGACTCTGACGACGCGACATTATCGGCTCCGCTACGCGTGCTCCACCTCACCGCGGGCTCCGACGCGGGCGGCATCAGCCGATACCTCCACGTCCTCTGCCAGGAACTCAAACAACGCGGACACCAGCCCGTCGTCGCCGGCGAGGTCGGCATCTGGCACGACCTCTTTACGAACGCAACCTTCCCCTGGATCGAAGCACCCCTCAAATCCGGGCCCATCGGGCTCTGGCGCGCCCGCGCAACCATCGCACGCGGACTCCGAAACGCCGGCTTCGACCAGCAGCCCCCCGTCGATATCATCCACGCCCACTACCGAAAGTCCTCGCTCGTCGGACGATGGCTCGCTCGACGATGGCGCATCCCCCTCGTCTACACACTCCACCTCACCGGCATCCCCCTCGACTGGGCCTCCAACCTCCTCAGCGACTGGGGCGACACCACCCACGTCCCCTCCTCCCAGGCACAGCAGTGGCTCATCGACGAGGCACAACTCGACCCCGAACGCATCCAACGCATACCCCACGGCATCCACGCCGAACGATTCCCCGAAGTCGACGACCAGAAACGCACCACAGCACGCGCCCTACGCGAACTCAATGACGCCTCACCCGTCGTCGCCTTCGTCAACCGCTTCGACACCCCCAAAAACGACGACTGGGTCATCGACCTCGCCGACCTCAGCCGCGACGTCGCCCCCAACGCCCTCTTCCTCATGCAGGGCGAAGGACCCCACGAACCCATCCTCCGACGCGAAATCGTCGACCGACGACTCCAGAACCGCGTACGAATCCTGCCCTACGGCGACCCCGTCCCCACCTACCACGCCGCCGACCTCGTCATCATCCCCTCAGCACTCGAAGGCTTCTCCTACGTCACCACCGAGGCCATGTCCGCTGGATGCGCCGTCCTCCGAACACGGACCGCCGGCTGGGAAGAACACATCATCGAAGGCGTCAACGGACGATCCTGCCCCATCGACCGCGAAGCCTTCCTCGCCGCCGGTCTCGAACTGCTCCAACACCCCGAGCAGCTCCGCGACATGGGACACGCCGCCGCCGCTCACGTCCGCGAACACCTCACCATCGACCGACAACTCTCCGCCACCGTCGAACTCTACCGAAAGGTCATCGCCCAACACCGCCACTGA
- the atpD gene encoding F0F1 ATP synthase subunit beta: MPATGKISQVIGSTFDTHFAENQLPDIYNALEIHFDLGDEHVRLVGEVQQHLGGGQVRAVALGSTDGLTRGMDVIDTGASVSVPVGEEVLGRVFNLLGDPIDNAGEVAATRRRPIHAAPPQFVDLNPKTEVLETGIKVVDLLCPFVRGGKIGLFGGAGVGKTVIIQEMIARIAREHDGYSVFAGVGERTREGNDLWREMDEATFTDAEGNTMRVLDRVAMVFGQMNEPPGARLRVALSGLTMCEEFRDSSGKETLLFVDNVFRFTQAGSEVSALLGRMPSAVGYQPTLSTEMGELQERITSTERGAITSVQAIYVPADDLTDPAPATTFAHLDAFVVLERSIAEKGIYPAVDPLASTSRILDPNVVGEDHYQVAREVQTILQRYKSLQDIIAILGVDELAEEDKLIVARARKIERFLSQPFFVAEQFTGFPGIYTSLEETIDSFRRLCSGEGDDLPESAFMYVGTLEDAKAKAEQMAQTA, from the coding sequence ATGCCCGCTACCGGCAAGATCAGCCAGGTCATCGGATCGACCTTTGACACCCACTTTGCTGAGAATCAGCTGCCCGACATCTACAACGCGTTGGAGATCCATTTCGATCTTGGCGATGAGCACGTGCGGCTCGTGGGTGAGGTTCAGCAGCACCTCGGTGGCGGCCAGGTCCGTGCCGTGGCACTGGGATCAACCGACGGCCTGACGCGTGGCATGGACGTGATCGACACCGGCGCTTCGGTCTCCGTGCCGGTGGGTGAAGAAGTGCTCGGACGCGTGTTCAACCTGCTGGGCGACCCCATCGACAATGCCGGCGAGGTGGCAGCGACCCGTCGCCGCCCGATTCACGCCGCTCCGCCTCAGTTCGTCGACCTGAACCCCAAGACAGAGGTCCTGGAGACAGGCATCAAGGTCGTCGACCTGCTCTGCCCGTTTGTCCGCGGCGGCAAGATCGGCCTGTTCGGCGGTGCGGGCGTGGGCAAGACCGTCATCATCCAGGAGATGATTGCCCGTATCGCGCGTGAGCACGACGGGTATTCGGTGTTCGCCGGCGTCGGCGAGCGTACGCGTGAAGGCAACGACCTCTGGCGCGAAATGGACGAGGCGACGTTCACCGACGCGGAGGGGAACACGATGCGTGTTCTCGACCGCGTAGCCATGGTCTTCGGCCAGATGAACGAGCCGCCCGGAGCCCGTCTCCGCGTCGCGCTATCCGGCCTGACCATGTGCGAGGAGTTCCGCGACTCGTCAGGCAAAGAGACCCTCCTGTTCGTCGACAACGTCTTCCGCTTCACGCAGGCTGGCTCGGAGGTCTCGGCCCTTCTGGGGCGCATGCCCTCGGCGGTCGGTTACCAGCCGACGCTCTCGACCGAGATGGGTGAGTTGCAGGAGCGGATCACCTCGACCGAACGCGGCGCGATCACGTCGGTGCAGGCGATCTACGTCCCGGCAGACGACCTGACCGACCCGGCCCCAGCGACCACGTTTGCCCACCTCGACGCCTTCGTCGTTCTCGAACGCTCGATCGCGGAAAAAGGCATCTACCCCGCCGTCGACCCGCTGGCCTCAACGTCACGAATTCTCGACCCGAACGTGGTGGGCGAGGACCACTACCAGGTGGCACGCGAGGTCCAGACGATCCTGCAGCGTTACAAGTCGCTCCAGGACATCATCGCGATCCTCGGCGTCGACGAGCTGGCCGAAGAGGACAAGCTGATCGTCGCGCGGGCACGCAAGATCGAACGCTTCCTCTCACAGCCGTTCTTCGTCGCGGAACAGTTCACCGGCTTCCCGGGCATCTACACCTCGCTTGAGGAGACGATCGATTCGTTCCGTCGCCTGTGCAGCGGCGAGGGTGATGACCTGCCCGAGAGCGCGTTCATGTACGTGGGCACGTTGGAAGACGCGAAAGCCAAGGCCGAACAGATGGCTCAGACGGCGTAA
- a CDS encoding response regulator has translation MPKQKDILTTGEVAKICNVAPRTVSKWFDSGQLKGYRIPGSKDRRIPLTALIKFMKQHQIPLDGLQSGKTRVLLVDEVSETVEVLKKMLVEQAGYEVDLAHSGFSAGVECEKFRPHVILIDLHLGDVSGEDVLKLVRENPDLQMSKVIAVSGKLTEGQASALTTAGFDGFLRKPFHVKQVIDIVEEATALVY, from the coding sequence ATGCCGAAACAAAAAGACATCCTCACCACGGGCGAAGTCGCCAAGATCTGCAACGTCGCCCCGCGAACCGTTAGCAAGTGGTTCGATTCGGGTCAGCTCAAGGGATACCGCATCCCCGGCTCCAAAGACCGACGAATCCCCCTCACCGCGCTCATCAAGTTCATGAAACAGCACCAGATCCCGCTCGACGGACTCCAGTCCGGCAAGACACGCGTCCTGCTCGTCGACGAAGTATCCGAAACCGTCGAAGTCCTCAAGAAAATGCTCGTCGAACAGGCCGGCTACGAGGTCGACCTCGCTCACTCCGGCTTCTCCGCAGGCGTCGAGTGCGAGAAGTTCCGACCCCACGTCATCCTCATCGACCTTCACCTGGGCGACGTCTCAGGCGAAGACGTCCTCAAACTCGTCCGCGAAAACCCCGACCTCCAGATGAGCAAGGTCATCGCCGTCAGCGGCAAGCTCACCGAAGGACAGGCCTCCGCGCTCACCACCGCCGGATTCGACGGCTTCCTCCGCAAACCGTTCCACGTCAAGCAGGTCATCGACATCGTCGAAGAGGCCACCGCGCTGGTCTACTAA
- a CDS encoding ParA family protein has translation MSDTQDSSTITADPAPVEQHDSPVPPTPPTPEPGDDRNPPRAPRVIALLNQKGGVGKTTTTMNLGHALAQAGHRVLLVDLDPQAHLTLYNGVDPDNLHGTIYDLLVDDDTAAAEVIIELDPQRGILPAQVNLAGAETELATRLAEGNAQTILRDKLADLVQHFDYVLLDCPPSLGLLTVNALALATEVIVPMQAHFLALQGLGKLLDTVRLVREGLNPTLKVAGVVLCMHEGQTILAAEVAADVESFLRESRGTGLPWADAVVYQPPVRRNIKLAESPSFGQSIFDYAPGCPGARDYLKLAEAVARQPAEA, from the coding sequence ATGTCCGACACCCAAGACTCCAGCACCATCACCGCCGATCCCGCACCCGTCGAGCAGCACGATTCACCCGTCCCGCCAACCCCGCCCACGCCTGAACCGGGCGACGACCGCAACCCTCCACGGGCTCCGCGCGTGATCGCCTTGCTCAATCAGAAAGGCGGCGTCGGCAAGACGACCACCACCATGAACCTCGGGCACGCTCTGGCTCAGGCGGGGCACCGCGTTCTTCTGGTCGATCTCGATCCCCAGGCACACCTCACCCTTTACAACGGCGTCGACCCCGATAATCTCCACGGGACCATCTACGACCTGCTCGTCGATGACGACACCGCGGCGGCCGAGGTCATTATTGAGCTCGACCCTCAGCGCGGCATCCTGCCCGCGCAGGTCAACCTTGCCGGAGCCGAAACCGAACTCGCTACAAGACTCGCCGAGGGCAACGCGCAGACCATCCTGCGTGACAAGCTCGCGGATCTCGTCCAGCACTTCGACTACGTGCTGCTCGACTGCCCGCCGAGCCTCGGCCTTCTCACCGTGAACGCGCTCGCTCTCGCGACCGAGGTCATCGTCCCCATGCAGGCCCACTTTCTCGCGCTGCAGGGTCTGGGCAAGCTGCTCGACACCGTGCGGCTGGTCCGCGAGGGGCTGAACCCGACTCTCAAGGTTGCGGGGGTTGTGCTCTGCATGCACGAGGGGCAGACGATTCTCGCCGCTGAGGTCGCTGCCGACGTCGAGAGTTTTCTCCGCGAGTCGCGGGGCACCGGGCTTCCTTGGGCCGACGCCGTCGTTTATCAGCCGCCCGTCCGGCGGAACATCAAGCTCGCCGAGTCCCCCAGCTTCGGGCAGTCTATTTTTGACTACGCCCCCGGCTGCCCGGGTGCGCGGGACTACCTCAAGCTCGCTGAGGCGGTCGCACGACAACCGGCCGAGGCGTGA
- a CDS encoding S8 family serine peptidase — translation MLVGMAAWGPGAVFGQQGRVDNRVRPVPGPGAGGESEPLRPAGPRATTVQAIGLDKARFRLGRDLPVGRDIIAGHVEGGATQYLPDGRKPVFDYVRFVPRSGPATPFDHATATAGVIYGRGGLAPGIRIVHCFSSMAWIGEAYLRVGTDEPPLEDDPIRVFSHSWITQETRGIEQVLRRVDYQIDTRDVVMAVGVNNGPDSEIPPALASAYNVIAVGTTNGRSSGGRTPVDGIGRCKPDLVAPGGQTSFATPAVAAAAASLLEAADRLEADGEAGGRSEVVKAVLMAGATKSLDWRAQPGRPLAERFGAGTLNIDNALKIMQNPRLALPSLEGAGEDDELPRIRRRYGWAFESLATGETRSITIKANRLLGPVSLMLVWNRQIKGEVIGRPFTPKPVWLPRPLLSNLDMRLVALPDEGGVAAEPTVFAESRSRLDNVEHLYIHALPPGVYRLEITRRPFPLTYEPELQDYALAWRIELPEEQADEAAGDSGGASR, via the coding sequence GTGCTGGTCGGTATGGCGGCGTGGGGTCCGGGTGCGGTGTTTGGTCAGCAGGGCCGGGTGGACAATCGTGTTCGGCCGGTGCCCGGTCCGGGGGCGGGCGGTGAGAGCGAGCCGCTTCGTCCGGCGGGTCCGCGAGCGACGACGGTGCAGGCGATCGGGCTGGACAAGGCTCGTTTTCGTCTGGGTCGCGATCTTCCGGTGGGCCGTGACATCATCGCGGGTCACGTGGAGGGCGGGGCGACGCAGTACCTGCCGGACGGTCGAAAGCCGGTGTTTGATTACGTTCGATTTGTGCCGAGATCGGGTCCTGCGACGCCTTTTGATCACGCGACGGCGACGGCGGGTGTGATTTATGGTCGGGGCGGGTTGGCTCCGGGGATCCGGATTGTTCATTGTTTTTCGAGCATGGCGTGGATCGGCGAGGCGTATCTGCGTGTGGGCACGGATGAGCCGCCGCTGGAGGACGACCCGATCCGGGTGTTCAGTCATTCGTGGATCACGCAGGAGACGCGTGGGATCGAGCAGGTGTTGCGTCGCGTGGATTATCAGATTGACACGCGTGACGTGGTGATGGCGGTGGGCGTGAACAACGGGCCGGACTCGGAGATTCCGCCGGCGTTGGCGTCGGCGTACAACGTGATCGCGGTGGGGACGACGAACGGCCGGAGTTCGGGGGGGCGGACGCCCGTGGACGGGATTGGTCGTTGCAAGCCGGACCTGGTGGCGCCGGGCGGTCAGACGTCGTTCGCGACGCCCGCGGTGGCTGCTGCAGCGGCGTCGTTGCTGGAGGCGGCGGACCGTCTGGAGGCGGATGGTGAGGCGGGGGGTCGGAGCGAGGTGGTCAAGGCGGTGCTGATGGCGGGTGCGACCAAGTCGCTGGACTGGCGTGCTCAGCCGGGGCGGCCGCTGGCGGAGCGTTTTGGTGCGGGGACGCTGAACATCGACAACGCGTTGAAGATCATGCAGAACCCGCGTCTGGCGCTGCCGTCGCTGGAGGGTGCGGGTGAGGATGACGAGCTGCCGAGGATTCGACGTCGTTACGGGTGGGCGTTCGAGTCGCTGGCGACGGGTGAGACGCGGAGCATCACGATCAAGGCGAACCGGTTGCTGGGTCCGGTGTCGTTGATGCTGGTGTGGAATCGTCAGATCAAGGGAGAGGTGATTGGTCGTCCGTTCACGCCGAAGCCGGTCTGGCTGCCTCGGCCGTTGTTGTCGAACCTGGACATGCGTCTGGTGGCGTTGCCGGACGAGGGGGGTGTGGCTGCCGAGCCGACGGTGTTTGCGGAGAGCCGTTCGCGTCTGGACAACGTGGAGCACCTGTACATTCACGCGTTGCCGCCGGGCGTGTACCGGCTGGAGATCACGCGTCGTCCGTTCCCGCTGACGTACGAGCCTGAGTTGCAGGATTACGCGTTGGCGTGGCGGATCGAGCTGCCTGAGGAGCAGGCGGATGAGGCGGCGGGTGATTCGGGTGGTGCTAGTCGTTGA